A window of the Streptomyces finlayi genome harbors these coding sequences:
- a CDS encoding Rieske (2Fe-2S) protein — protein sequence MSASQERQVHLGRRTVITAVGAAGAAAALTACGTQRAGEGGEADAANAGGQILGSTADVPEGGGVVFADQGIVVTQPKAGEFKAFSSKCTHQGCVVKGISAGVINCPCHGSTFDAETGAVTGGPATQPLPAKAITVEGGSISLA from the coding sequence ATGAGCGCATCGCAGGAGCGTCAGGTCCACCTGGGGCGCCGCACCGTCATCACCGCGGTCGGTGCCGCTGGGGCGGCCGCCGCACTCACCGCGTGCGGAACCCAGCGGGCCGGGGAAGGCGGGGAGGCGGACGCGGCGAACGCCGGCGGCCAGATCCTCGGCAGCACCGCGGATGTCCCCGAGGGCGGCGGAGTGGTCTTCGCCGACCAGGGGATCGTGGTGACGCAGCCGAAGGCCGGTGAGTTCAAGGCGTTCTCGTCGAAGTGCACGCACCAGGGCTGCGTGGTGAAGGGCATCTCGGCCGGCGTCATCAACTGCCCCTGCCACGGCAGTACGTTCGACGCGGAGACCGGCGCGGTGACCGGCGGACCCGCGACCCAGCCGCTGCCCGCCAAGGCCATCACGGTCGAGGGCGGATCGATCAGTCTGGCGTGA
- a CDS encoding MerR family transcriptional regulator produces MDDKHMQIGEVAARTELSLRTIRHYEESGLVAPSARSQGGFRLYTESDVARLMVIRRMKPLGFTLDQMRDLLTATDRLDGEEPLEADEHEALMDRVRAFEQAATEQVDKLRVQLARAEDFAATLRTRLDQGAPATVARTP; encoded by the coding sequence GTGGACGACAAGCACATGCAGATCGGCGAAGTCGCCGCGCGGACCGAGTTGTCCCTGCGCACCATCCGGCACTACGAGGAGTCGGGCCTCGTCGCCCCGTCCGCCCGCTCCCAGGGCGGTTTCCGCCTCTACACCGAGTCGGACGTCGCCCGGCTGATGGTCATCCGGCGCATGAAGCCGCTCGGATTCACCCTCGACCAGATGCGCGACCTCCTGACCGCCACCGACCGCCTCGACGGCGAGGAGCCCCTCGAGGCGGACGAGCACGAGGCACTGATGGACCGGGTTCGCGCGTTCGAGCAGGCGGCCACCGAGCAGGTCGACAAGCTCCGCGTCCAGCTGGCCCGCGCCGAGGACTTCGCCGCCACGCTCCGGACCCGTCTGGACCAGGGAGCTCCGGCCACCGTCGCCCGAACACCCTGA
- a CDS encoding SulP family inorganic anion transporter: MSPAARLRGLRPDWLADPKVWRTEVLAGLVVALALIPEAISFSIIAGVDPAIGLFASFTMAVVISIVGGRRAMISAATGAVALVIAPLNNEHGLGYLIAAVILAGVFQIVLGALGVAKLMRFIPRSVMVGFVNSLAILIFMAQVPEMHHVPWPVYPLLAGGLALMVFFPKVTTVIPAPLVSIVILTVITVAAGIAVPTVGDRGELPSSLPVPGLPDVPFTMDTLTTIAPYAFAMALVGLMESLMTAKLVDDITDTHSNKTRESIGQGIANIVTGFFGGMGGCAMIGQTMINVKVSGARTRLSTFLAGVFLMVLCIVFGPVVSDIPMAALVAVMVMVSFATFDWHSIAPRTLRRMPPGEITVMVVTVGCVVATHNLAIGVVVGSVTAMVVFARRVARLADVTSVTDPEGGTVVYAVTGELFFASSNDLVGRFDYTTDADHVVIDLSAAHIWDASSVAALDAIQTKYAQRGKTVEITGLNDLSADLHARLSGELASH; the protein is encoded by the coding sequence GTGTCCCCCGCCGCACGGCTGCGCGGCCTGCGCCCCGACTGGCTCGCCGATCCGAAGGTGTGGCGTACCGAGGTGCTGGCCGGCCTCGTGGTCGCGCTCGCGCTCATCCCGGAGGCGATCTCCTTCTCGATCATCGCCGGGGTCGATCCCGCGATCGGTCTGTTCGCCTCGTTCACGATGGCCGTGGTCATCTCGATCGTCGGGGGACGAAGGGCGATGATTTCGGCGGCGACCGGCGCCGTGGCGCTGGTCATCGCGCCCCTGAACAACGAGCACGGGCTCGGCTACCTGATCGCCGCGGTGATCCTGGCCGGTGTCTTCCAGATCGTGCTCGGCGCGCTCGGGGTGGCGAAGCTGATGCGGTTCATCCCGCGTTCGGTGATGGTCGGCTTCGTCAACTCACTCGCCATCCTGATCTTCATGGCGCAGGTACCCGAGATGCACCACGTGCCGTGGCCGGTCTATCCGCTCCTGGCGGGCGGTCTGGCGCTGATGGTGTTCTTCCCGAAGGTCACCACCGTGATCCCCGCTCCGCTGGTCTCGATCGTCATCCTCACCGTCATCACCGTGGCGGCGGGGATCGCGGTCCCGACCGTGGGCGACAGGGGCGAGCTGCCCTCCTCGCTCCCGGTTCCCGGCCTGCCGGACGTGCCGTTCACCATGGACACGCTGACGACGATCGCGCCGTACGCCTTCGCGATGGCGCTGGTCGGCCTGATGGAGTCCTTGATGACGGCCAAGCTGGTCGACGACATCACCGACACGCACTCCAACAAGACCCGCGAGTCGATCGGCCAGGGCATCGCCAACATCGTCACCGGCTTCTTCGGTGGCATGGGCGGCTGCGCCATGATCGGCCAGACCATGATCAACGTGAAGGTCTCCGGCGCCCGCACGCGTCTGTCGACCTTCCTGGCCGGTGTGTTCCTGATGGTGCTCTGCATCGTGTTCGGGCCGGTCGTCTCCGACATCCCCATGGCCGCACTGGTCGCCGTGATGGTGATGGTCTCGTTCGCGACGTTCGACTGGCACTCCATCGCGCCCAGGACGCTCCGCCGCATGCCGCCCGGTGAGATCACCGTCATGGTCGTCACCGTGGGCTGTGTGGTGGCCACCCACAACCTGGCCATCGGCGTCGTCGTCGGCTCGGTCACCGCCATGGTGGTGTTCGCCAGGCGTGTCGCACGCCTCGCCGACGTCACCTCGGTGACGGACCCAGAGGGGGGCACGGTGGTCTACGCCGTGACGGGCGAACTGTTCTTCGCCTCGTCCAACGACCTCGTCGGCCGGTTCGACTACACCACCGACGCGGACCACGTCGTCATCGACCTGAGCGCCGCCCACATCTGGGACGCCTCGTCCGTCGCCGCGCTCGACGCGATCCAGACCAAGTACGCTCAGCGCGGCAAGACCGTCGAGATCACCGGCCTGAACGACCTCAGCGCCGATCTCCACGCCAGGCTCAGCGGCGAACTGGCCAGCCACTGA
- a CDS encoding HipA family kinase yields the protein MLTEVTATRYVTPLREGGSLPGIVEADDLGTYVMKFTGAGQGRKTLVAEVICGELGRRLGLRVPELVTIQLDPVIGLAEPDQEVQELLKASGGLNLGMDYLPGSLGFDPLAYEVEPAEAGKVVWFDALINNVDRSWRNPNMLIWHGDLWLIDHGATMIWHHNWPGAQTSAAKPYNASDHVLAPFGPDIAAAAAELAPRVTEELLFEVVADVPDEWLVDEPGFRTTDELRRAYVAPLLARAGSVHERITLDAPTRTKPSQAPGWLVERLAPQQASGDEQSSKGGVR from the coding sequence ATGCTCACAGAAGTCACCGCGACCCGCTACGTCACGCCCCTGCGCGAGGGCGGCTCGCTCCCCGGCATCGTCGAGGCCGACGATCTCGGTACGTATGTCATGAAGTTCACCGGCGCGGGGCAGGGCCGGAAAACCCTTGTGGCGGAGGTGATCTGCGGGGAGCTCGGCCGGCGGCTGGGGCTGCGTGTCCCGGAGCTCGTGACCATTCAGCTCGACCCCGTCATCGGACTCGCGGAGCCGGACCAGGAGGTACAGGAGCTGCTCAAGGCGAGCGGGGGTCTGAACCTCGGTATGGACTACCTTCCCGGCTCGCTCGGCTTCGATCCGCTCGCCTACGAGGTCGAACCGGCCGAGGCCGGCAAGGTCGTCTGGTTCGACGCGCTGATCAACAACGTCGACCGGTCGTGGCGGAACCCCAACATGCTCATCTGGCACGGGGATCTCTGGCTGATCGACCACGGTGCCACGATGATCTGGCACCACAACTGGCCCGGCGCACAGACCTCTGCCGCCAAGCCGTACAACGCGTCTGACCACGTCCTCGCCCCCTTCGGACCGGACATCGCGGCCGCGGCCGCCGAGCTGGCTCCGCGCGTCACCGAGGAACTGCTCTTCGAGGTCGTTGCCGACGTACCCGACGAGTGGCTGGTCGACGAGCCCGGATTCCGTACGACGGACGAGCTGCGCAGGGCGTACGTGGCACCGTTGCTGGCGCGTGCCGGCAGCGTTCACGAGCGGATCACGCTGGACGCACCGACCAGGACGAAGCCCTCGCAGGCCCCGGGATGGCTCGTCGAGCGCCTGGCCCCGCAGCAGGCGAGCGGCGACGAGCAGAGCAGTAAGGGTGGCGTCCGATGA
- a CDS encoding DUF3037 domain-containing protein translates to MTRRDVFEYAVLRVVPRVERGECFNAGVLVYCRARSFVAARTHLDEHKLAALDPQADVVGVRAALRAVEGVCDGGDAAGQASGDDPGRRFRWLIAPRSTVVQPGAVHSGLTTDPAAEAERLLDLLVR, encoded by the coding sequence ATGACCCGGCGCGATGTCTTCGAGTACGCGGTACTGCGGGTCGTCCCCAGGGTGGAGCGCGGTGAGTGCTTCAACGCGGGGGTGCTCGTGTACTGCAGGGCCAGGTCCTTCGTGGCGGCCCGTACACACCTCGACGAGCACAAGCTCGCGGCGCTGGACCCGCAGGCCGACGTCGTCGGCGTGCGGGCCGCCCTGCGGGCCGTGGAGGGGGTCTGTGACGGCGGCGACGCGGCGGGCCAGGCATCGGGCGACGATCCGGGCCGGCGCTTCCGCTGGCTCATCGCGCCGCGTTCCACCGTCGTGCAGCCCGGCGCCGTGCACAGCGGCCTCACCACCGATCCGGCAGCCGAGGCCGAACGGCTGCTCGACCTGCTCGTGCGCTGA
- the fabG gene encoding 3-oxoacyl-ACP reductase FabG — protein sequence MSTTEQRVAIVTGAARGIGAATAVRLAAEGRAVAVLDLDEAACKETVEKITAGGGTALAVGCDVSDSAQVEAAVTRVAAELGAPTILVNNAGVLRDNLLFKMSESDWDLVMNVHLKGAFLMAKAVQKHMVDAKFGRIVSLSSSSALGNRGQANYSAVKAGLQGFTKTLAKELGKFGITANAVAPGFIVTEMTAQTAARVGMGFEEFQAAAATQIPVQRVGHPEDIANAIAFFTGDDAGFVSGQVMYVAGGPLN from the coding sequence ATGTCCACCACCGAGCAGCGCGTCGCCATCGTGACGGGAGCCGCGCGGGGCATTGGCGCCGCCACCGCAGTGCGTCTGGCGGCCGAGGGCCGCGCCGTCGCCGTACTCGACCTCGACGAGGCGGCCTGCAAGGAAACGGTCGAGAAGATCACCGCCGGCGGGGGCACCGCCCTCGCGGTCGGCTGCGATGTGTCGGACAGCGCGCAGGTGGAGGCGGCCGTCACGCGGGTCGCCGCCGAGCTGGGCGCTCCGACGATCCTCGTCAACAACGCGGGTGTCCTCCGGGACAACCTGCTCTTCAAGATGAGCGAGTCCGACTGGGACCTCGTGATGAACGTGCACCTCAAGGGCGCGTTCCTGATGGCCAAGGCCGTCCAGAAGCACATGGTGGACGCCAAGTTCGGCCGGATCGTGTCGCTGTCCTCGTCCTCCGCGCTCGGTAACCGCGGTCAGGCCAACTACTCCGCCGTGAAGGCCGGTCTCCAGGGCTTCACCAAGACCCTCGCCAAGGAGCTCGGCAAGTTCGGCATCACCGCCAACGCCGTCGCCCCCGGCTTCATCGTCACCGAGATGACCGCCCAGACGGCGGCCCGGGTCGGTATGGGCTTCGAGGAGTTCCAGGCCGCCGCGGCCACCCAGATCCCCGTGCAGCGCGTGGGCCACCCCGAGGACATCGCCAACGCCATCGCCTTCTTCACGGGCGACGACGCCGGCTTCGTCTCCGGCCAGGTCATGTACGTCGCCGGCGGACCGCTCAACTAA
- a CDS encoding SDR family oxidoreductase has protein sequence MTVQDSGRVALITGASRGIGYGIAQALVARGDRVCITGRGEDALKEAVEKLGADRVIGIPGKAHDEAHQAAAVARTMEAFGRVDFLINNAGTNPVFGPMAELDLNVARKVYETNVISALGFAQQTWKAWQKDNGGAIVNIASVAGVSASPFIGAYGMSKAAMVNLTLQLAHEFAPVVRVNAIAPAVVKTRFAEALYEGREAEAAAAYPLGRLGVPEDIGGAAAFLTSGQSDWITGQTLVVDGGIFLNAGVG, from the coding sequence ATGACTGTGCAGGACAGTGGCAGGGTCGCCCTCATCACGGGTGCGAGCCGCGGCATCGGTTACGGGATCGCCCAGGCGCTCGTCGCCCGCGGCGACCGGGTCTGCATCACGGGACGCGGAGAGGACGCGCTCAAGGAGGCAGTCGAGAAGCTCGGCGCCGACCGGGTGATCGGCATCCCCGGCAAGGCGCACGACGAGGCCCACCAGGCCGCGGCCGTCGCCCGCACCATGGAGGCCTTCGGCCGGGTCGACTTCCTGATCAACAACGCCGGTACGAACCCGGTGTTCGGACCGATGGCCGAACTGGATCTCAATGTCGCCCGCAAGGTCTACGAGACGAACGTGATCTCGGCGCTCGGCTTCGCCCAGCAGACCTGGAAGGCGTGGCAGAAGGACAACGGCGGCGCGATCGTGAACATCGCCTCGGTCGCCGGTGTCTCCGCCTCGCCCTTCATCGGCGCGTACGGCATGAGCAAGGCCGCCATGGTGAACCTGACCCTTCAGCTGGCGCACGAGTTCGCGCCGGTCGTCCGGGTCAACGCGATCGCCCCGGCCGTGGTGAAGACCAGGTTCGCCGAGGCGCTGTACGAGGGCCGTGAGGCGGAGGCGGCCGCCGCCTACCCGCTCGGCCGGCTCGGCGTACCGGAGGACATCGGCGGTGCGGCGGCGTTCCTCACCTCCGGGCAGTCCGACTGGATCACCGGGCAGACCCTCGTCGTGGACGGCGGGATCTTCCTCAACGCGGGCGTCGGCTGA
- a CDS encoding ABC transporter substrate-binding protein: MFYRASLQAAAALASLTVLAGCGLLSDSSSETDQQITVGTTSSPSTLDPAAAWDGSWELMRNVFQTLVSFPTGTTSPEPDAADSCTFTDETSMAYRCTLRKNLKFSNGEKIDAEAVKHSIDRIRTIKVKGGPLGMLGSLDRVETKGDDEVIFHLNKSDATFPFILATPAMSLVPPSEYPADKLRSDGKVTGSGPYLLESYKAKKLAELKKNPGYKGFADRKNDGVSIRYFDDSASMVAALKAKEIDATYRGLTAEEVVSLEDNKSDNNGLQIVETVGADIRFLVFNPRDPAAGKPAVRQAIAQLVNRDALVAKVYQGTAEPLYSMVPKGIAGHATSFFDTFGDPSEVKARSILTKAGITEPVKMTFWFTTDRYGSSTAPEFAELKRQLEESGLFEITLKSAPWTVFQEGFTKGQYPVFGRGWFPDFPDPDNFIAPFVGKESVTGTPYLNTEITDELLPSSRQESDRGAVSKQFEQAQQILVEDVRLLPLWQGKLYVAAGEDIGGGERALDPQTVMQMWELYRKTSW, translated from the coding sequence GTGTTCTACCGGGCCAGTCTGCAGGCTGCTGCAGCCCTTGCTTCCCTGACAGTGCTGGCCGGATGCGGTCTGCTGTCCGACAGTAGTTCCGAGACGGATCAGCAGATAACGGTCGGTACGACGAGCTCACCCTCGACGCTCGACCCCGCCGCGGCCTGGGACGGCTCCTGGGAGCTGATGCGCAATGTCTTCCAGACCCTGGTGAGCTTCCCCACGGGCACGACGAGTCCCGAGCCCGACGCTGCCGATTCCTGCACGTTCACCGACGAGACGAGCATGGCCTACCGGTGCACGCTCCGTAAGAACCTGAAGTTCTCCAACGGAGAGAAGATCGATGCGGAGGCTGTGAAGCACTCCATCGACCGCATCAGGACCATCAAGGTCAAGGGTGGCCCCCTCGGCATGCTCGGCTCGCTGGACCGGGTGGAGACGAAGGGGGACGACGAGGTGATCTTCCACCTCAACAAGTCGGACGCCACGTTCCCGTTCATCCTGGCCACCCCGGCGATGTCGCTGGTGCCGCCCAGCGAGTACCCCGCCGACAAGCTCCGCAGCGACGGGAAGGTCACCGGCTCAGGCCCGTACCTCCTGGAGTCGTACAAGGCCAAGAAGCTGGCCGAGCTGAAGAAGAACCCCGGCTACAAGGGCTTCGCCGACCGCAAGAACGACGGCGTGTCGATCCGGTACTTCGACGACTCGGCCTCGATGGTGGCCGCGCTGAAGGCGAAGGAGATCGACGCCACCTACCGCGGTCTGACCGCCGAGGAAGTGGTCAGCCTCGAGGACAACAAGTCCGACAACAACGGTCTGCAGATCGTCGAGACGGTCGGCGCGGACATCCGGTTCCTGGTCTTCAACCCACGGGACCCCGCGGCGGGCAAGCCCGCGGTACGCCAGGCCATCGCCCAGCTGGTGAACCGTGACGCCCTGGTCGCGAAGGTCTACCAGGGCACGGCCGAGCCTCTGTACTCGATGGTGCCCAAGGGGATCGCAGGTCATGCCACCAGCTTCTTCGACACCTTCGGCGACCCCAGCGAGGTCAAGGCCAGGTCCATCCTCACCAAGGCCGGCATCACCGAGCCGGTCAAGATGACCTTCTGGTTCACGACCGACCGGTACGGCTCCTCGACCGCTCCCGAGTTCGCCGAGCTGAAGCGTCAGCTGGAGGAGTCCGGGCTGTTCGAGATCACGCTGAAGAGCGCGCCGTGGACGGTCTTCCAGGAAGGCTTCACCAAGGGGCAGTACCCCGTCTTCGGGCGTGGCTGGTTCCCGGACTTCCCGGACCCGGACAACTTCATCGCCCCCTTCGTGGGCAAGGAGAGCGTCACCGGTACCCCGTACCTGAACACCGAGATCACCGACGAGCTGCTGCCGTCCTCCCGCCAGGAGAGCGACCGGGGCGCGGTAAGCAAGCAGTTCGAGCAGGCCCAGCAGATCCTCGTCGAGGACGTCCGCCTGCTGCCCCTGTGGCAGGGAAAGCTGTACGTCGCGGCGGGCGAGGACATCGGCGGCGGTGAGCGGGCGCTGGACCCGCAGACGGTCATGCAGATGTGGGAGCTGTACCGGAAGACCAGCTGGTAG
- a CDS encoding uracil-DNA glycosylase, translating into MTDTDLLPESWRGVLGEELQKPYFKELADFVEEERAKGPVYPPREQVFAALDATPYERVKVLVLGQDPYHGAGQGHGLCFSVQPGVKTPPSLRNIYKEMQAELGLPIPDNGYLMPWAEQGVLLLNAVLTVRGGEANSHKGKGWEKVTDAVIKAVAARPDPAVFVLWGNYAQKKLPLIDEERHTVVKGAHPSPLSAKRWFGSRPFTGINEAVAAQGHEPIDWRIPDLG; encoded by the coding sequence GTGACCGACACCGACCTGCTGCCCGAGTCCTGGCGCGGCGTCCTCGGCGAAGAGCTGCAGAAGCCGTATTTCAAGGAGCTCGCGGACTTCGTCGAGGAAGAGCGGGCCAAGGGGCCGGTGTATCCGCCGCGCGAACAGGTCTTCGCCGCGCTGGACGCCACTCCGTACGAGCGGGTGAAGGTCCTCGTCCTTGGCCAGGACCCCTATCACGGGGCCGGCCAGGGACACGGGCTGTGCTTCTCCGTGCAGCCAGGGGTCAAGACGCCCCCCTCGCTGCGCAACATCTACAAGGAGATGCAGGCGGAGCTCGGCCTGCCCATCCCGGACAACGGATATCTGATGCCGTGGGCCGAGCAGGGCGTCCTCCTGCTCAACGCCGTACTGACGGTCCGGGGCGGCGAGGCGAACTCGCACAAGGGCAAGGGCTGGGAGAAGGTCACCGACGCGGTGATCAAGGCGGTGGCCGCGCGTCCCGACCCCGCGGTCTTCGTGCTCTGGGGCAATTACGCGCAGAAGAAGCTCCCGCTGATCGACGAGGAGCGTCACACCGTGGTGAAGGGCGCCCACCCCTCCCCGCTCTCCGCGAAGCGCTGGTTCGGCTCGCGCCCGTTCACCGGAATCAACGAGGCGGTCGCCGCCCAGGGGCACGAGCCCATCGACTGGCGTATCCCCGACCTCGGCTGA
- a CDS encoding DinB family protein has translation MTTSDRMEPAIDAAERPMLEGWLEFHRQTLTSKCAGLTDAQLREASVPPSEFTLMGLVRHMAEVERGWFREVLTGEDLPPIYGTDEDPDGEFHLSETDTWEEAYTTWLAEVEQARTNAAKHGLDDLSAGRSKRHGKQFNLRWIYTHMIEEYARHNGHADLVRERVDGATGV, from the coding sequence ATGACAACATCTGACCGCATGGAACCCGCCATCGACGCCGCGGAACGCCCCATGCTCGAAGGCTGGCTGGAGTTCCACCGGCAGACACTCACCTCCAAGTGTGCGGGCCTCACCGACGCCCAGCTGCGGGAGGCGTCCGTGCCTCCGTCGGAGTTCACGCTCATGGGCCTGGTGCGGCACATGGCGGAGGTCGAGCGCGGCTGGTTCCGCGAGGTCCTGACCGGTGAGGACCTGCCCCCGATCTACGGAACGGACGAGGACCCCGACGGCGAGTTCCATCTCAGCGAGACGGACACCTGGGAGGAGGCGTACACGACCTGGCTCGCCGAGGTCGAGCAGGCCAGGACGAACGCGGCGAAGCACGGGCTCGACGACCTGTCGGCCGGCCGGAGCAAGCGGCACGGCAAGCAGTTCAACCTCCGCTGGATATACACACACATGATCGAGGAGTACGCGCGGCACAACGGTCACGCGGACCTCGTCCGGGAGCGCGTCGACGGCGCCACCGGCGTCTGA
- a CDS encoding Gfo/Idh/MocA family protein, producing the protein MKVGCIGLGDIAQKAYLPVLSTLPGVELHLQTRTPATLATVAATHRIPAAQCHTDLESLLAQGLDAAFVHAPTAAHPEITRRLVEAGVPTYVDKPLAYEYADSVALVTLAEERGVSLAVGFNRRLAPAYAQCADHPRELILMQKNRVGLPEDPRTLVLDDFIHVVDTLRFLVPGPVGSTVVRARIVDGLMHHVVLQLSGDGFTAIGMMNRLNGSTEEILEVSGQDSKRQVLNLAEIIDHKGQPSVRRRGDWVPVARQRGIEQSVLSFLDAVRAGKVLSARDALATHELCERVVRDALEQAG; encoded by the coding sequence GTGAAGGTCGGCTGTATCGGGCTCGGCGACATCGCGCAGAAGGCGTACCTGCCGGTGCTGAGCACCCTGCCCGGGGTCGAACTGCATCTGCAGACCCGGACCCCGGCGACCTTGGCCACCGTCGCGGCGACCCACCGGATTCCGGCGGCGCAGTGCCACACGGACCTCGAATCGCTGCTGGCCCAGGGGCTGGACGCCGCCTTCGTGCACGCCCCGACAGCGGCACACCCGGAGATCACCCGACGCCTCGTCGAAGCGGGCGTGCCCACGTACGTCGACAAGCCGCTGGCCTACGAGTACGCCGACTCCGTGGCGCTGGTGACGCTCGCCGAGGAGCGCGGCGTATCGCTCGCCGTGGGATTCAACCGCAGGCTCGCCCCCGCGTACGCGCAGTGTGCCGATCACCCGCGTGAGCTGATCCTCATGCAGAAGAACCGGGTGGGACTCCCCGAGGACCCGCGCACGCTGGTGCTCGACGACTTCATCCACGTCGTCGACACCCTGCGTTTCCTGGTGCCCGGGCCGGTCGGGAGCACCGTCGTACGGGCGAGGATCGTCGACGGGCTGATGCACCACGTCGTGCTCCAGCTGTCCGGTGACGGCTTCACCGCGATCGGCATGATGAACCGTCTCAACGGATCGACCGAGGAGATCCTGGAAGTGTCGGGACAGGACTCCAAGCGCCAGGTGCTCAACCTCGCCGAGATCATCGACCACAAGGGCCAGCCGAGCGTGCGGCGGCGCGGCGACTGGGTGCCGGTCGCGCGGCAGCGCGGCATCGAGCAGAGCGTGCTGTCGTTCCTGGACGCGGTACGGGCCGGAAAGGTGCTCAGCGCACGGGACGCCCTCGCGACCCATGAGCTGTGCGAGCGAGTGGTGCGGGACGCCTTGGAGCAGGCCGGCTGA
- the lnt gene encoding apolipoprotein N-acyltransferase: MGMRIGRAPAGGRIPDDPPATGADAADRAPAGRRERGAALLCSPWWRGAAVLLAGALPALAFPEPSLGWFAYLALVPWLLLIRSAPTARRAALDGWLGGTGFVIAVHHWLMPSLHVFIVVLAALLGLLWAPWGLLVARLLGGSPSAARCAAAVAAVPSGWLMIELVRSWEGLGGPWGLLGASQWDFAPALRVASVGGVWLVSLLVLAVNTAVVLLLVSARARATAVASLVVCALVAGASWVWAPQPERTGQIRIAVVQPGVVEGADSVQRRLARGAELTRGLAGQGVGLVVWGESSVGVDLTRSPATAGLLAELSREVGAEVLVNTDARRTDGAARAGIFKSAVLVGPGGPTGDRYDKMRLVPFGEYVPFRSVLGWATSVGRAAGEDRLRGTQPVVMDLPGADRPRLGPLVCFESAFPDMSRQLVRDGAQVLIAQSSTSTFQDTWAPGQHASLGALRAAESGRPMVHATLTGTSAVYGPQGERVGSPLGTDTSAAVVFDVPLATGTTLYVRLGDWAVYAALALLAALGAVEGTRLLSRPAPRRPAPLARTAHGSRGRPVR; the protein is encoded by the coding sequence ATGGGCATGCGGATCGGGCGGGCCCCGGCAGGAGGCCGGATTCCGGACGACCCGCCCGCCACCGGTGCGGATGCCGCGGACCGGGCACCCGCCGGCCGCCGCGAGCGGGGCGCCGCGCTGCTGTGCTCGCCCTGGTGGCGCGGCGCCGCGGTCCTGCTCGCCGGCGCCCTGCCCGCCCTCGCGTTTCCCGAACCGTCGCTGGGATGGTTCGCCTACCTCGCGCTGGTGCCCTGGCTCCTGCTGATCCGCTCGGCGCCCACCGCCCGCCGGGCCGCGCTCGACGGCTGGCTCGGCGGAACCGGGTTCGTGATCGCCGTCCATCACTGGCTGATGCCGAGCCTGCATGTGTTCATCGTCGTGCTGGCCGCGCTGCTCGGCCTGCTGTGGGCACCCTGGGGTCTGCTCGTGGCCCGGCTGCTCGGCGGCTCGCCGTCGGCCGCGCGCTGCGCGGCGGCCGTCGCCGCGGTGCCGTCCGGCTGGCTGATGATCGAGCTGGTCCGGTCCTGGGAAGGTCTGGGCGGCCCCTGGGGGCTGCTGGGAGCCAGCCAGTGGGACTTCGCGCCCGCGCTGCGGGTGGCGTCGGTGGGGGGCGTGTGGCTGGTGAGCCTGCTCGTCCTCGCGGTCAACACCGCCGTCGTCCTGCTGCTCGTCTCCGCGCGGGCCCGCGCGACGGCCGTCGCCTCACTGGTGGTCTGCGCGCTGGTTGCGGGCGCGTCCTGGGTCTGGGCACCGCAGCCGGAGCGCACCGGCCAGATCCGGATCGCCGTCGTGCAGCCGGGTGTGGTGGAGGGCGCGGACAGTGTGCAGCGGCGCCTGGCGCGCGGTGCCGAGCTGACACGCGGGCTCGCGGGCCAGGGTGTCGGCCTGGTGGTGTGGGGGGAGAGCAGCGTGGGCGTGGACCTGACGCGCAGTCCGGCGACCGCCGGCCTGCTCGCGGAGCTGTCGCGCGAGGTGGGGGCCGAGGTGCTGGTCAACACGGACGCCCGGCGGACGGATGGTGCGGCGCGGGCCGGAATCTTCAAGTCCGCGGTCCTGGTGGGCCCGGGGGGACCGACCGGGGACCGCTACGACAAGATGCGGCTGGTCCCGTTCGGCGAGTACGTCCCGTTCCGTTCGGTGCTGGGGTGGGCCACCTCGGTCGGCAGGGCGGCGGGCGAGGACCGGCTGCGGGGGACACAGCCGGTGGTGATGGACCTGCCCGGCGCCGACCGACCGCGGCTCGGACCACTGGTGTGCTTCGAGTCCGCGTTCCCCGACATGAGCCGGCAGTTGGTCCGGGACGGCGCCCAGGTGCTGATCGCCCAGTCCTCGACCTCGACGTTCCAGGACACCTGGGCGCCCGGTCAGCACGCCTCGCTCGGCGCCCTGCGCGCCGCCGAGAGCGGGCGCCCCATGGTGCACGCCACGCTCACCGGCACGAGCGCGGTGTACGGCCCGCAGGGCGAGCGGGTGGGCTCCCCACTGGGTACGGACACGAGCGCGGCAGTGGTCTTCGACGTACCACTCGCGACGGGCACCACGCTCTACGTACGGCTCGGCGACTGGGCGGTGTACGCGGCCCTGGCGCTGCTGGCGGCCCTCGGCGCCGTCGAGGGGACGCGGCTTCTCAGCCGGCCTGCTCCAAGGCGTCCCGCACCACTCGCTCGCACAGCTCATGGGTCGCGAGGGCGTCCCGTGCGCTGA